One Echinicola strongylocentroti DNA window includes the following coding sequences:
- a CDS encoding PD-(D/E)XK nuclease family protein: MESFLKDTAADLLRKYDDMSKVAVVLPNRRAGLFFVQHLGQLIDRPQWMPAVLTVEELFYKLANKKPADQLTLIFELYRVYNELQADAEPFDRFYFWGEMILKDFNDIDQFLVDPSKLYKLVAEIKEIETDLSFLTESQIELVKQFWKSFEREGRGSAEGHKDRFIRYWELLLPLYKRYKRELAISDYAYSGMLYREVAENMRHMKKPSVHYAFVGFNAFTGTEELLVKHFVSQFGASIYWDLDAFYIHDSEQEAGLFFREYRKDKVLGPTFPEKLPQRIKPGKAKVKVYQTPLKVNQSNLIGSVLEGMGKEENPEETVVILPDEQLLFPVMNQLPTHIGKVNVTMGYPIRNAPVYAFLEAVLELQRYVKVDGGEVSFYHQPVKELLSSTYLKSENPDFVSGLLEGIQRKNQVYIPQEELKAGGRFFELIFQKLDTQGLFIYLESLMVMLAEGLEEEQLQRSYLYQCHKQLTRLKDVFQQQEEISINLEFFIRLFRQVFREVRLPFEGEPLAGLQVMGVLESRNLDFKRVIIANMNEGSFPPSGTLNSLIPFNIRKAFGLPVQEQNDAIYAYTFYRLLHRAEEVHMIYWTASDQGKVGEMSRYIRQMMMEMNSGISEEVVFVPVDVCPEKPITIEKTDEVMQLLSKYLVRQDGTSPTAFSPSALSIWLDCRLKFYLRYLANINEKDKVEEEVNAAVFGNLAHYSLEYLYKGFMDRKKRNVVQKEDVEQLKKYIFPSIEKAIREFYYLEDEADTRLSGQLAIVRDVMQKYIEELLKWDEVGAPFQLISLEKDTHYRTAVSVEANGQFYQVALKGIIDRVDNQDGIVRLIDYKSGQDVKDFPSIPSLFARDDPKRNKAAMQTMIYGLLYQHKFPDNKKPLKPAIFNLREIFNEDFNPYLQLKEGRGGRQELENYLDYEIPFEEGLREMLSEIFDKDVPFDQTEDLKKCEYCPYKEICGR; the protein is encoded by the coding sequence ATGGAGAGTTTTCTTAAGGATACAGCAGCTGATTTACTACGGAAATACGATGATATGAGCAAAGTAGCCGTAGTATTGCCCAATCGTAGGGCAGGATTGTTTTTTGTCCAACATCTTGGCCAGCTGATCGATCGTCCCCAATGGATGCCAGCGGTATTGACGGTGGAGGAGCTTTTTTATAAGTTGGCCAATAAAAAGCCTGCTGACCAACTGACCTTGATTTTTGAACTTTACAGGGTTTATAACGAATTGCAGGCTGATGCGGAGCCGTTTGACAGATTTTATTTTTGGGGCGAAATGATCCTCAAGGACTTTAATGATATCGACCAGTTTTTGGTAGATCCGTCCAAACTGTATAAGCTGGTAGCAGAAATCAAGGAGATAGAGACGGATTTGAGTTTCTTGACCGAGAGTCAGATCGAGCTCGTTAAGCAGTTTTGGAAGTCTTTTGAGCGAGAAGGAAGAGGGAGTGCCGAAGGTCACAAAGACCGGTTTATTCGATATTGGGAGTTATTGCTGCCGCTTTATAAGCGGTATAAGCGTGAACTGGCGATATCGGATTATGCTTATTCAGGAATGCTTTATCGTGAGGTGGCCGAAAACATGAGGCATATGAAGAAGCCTTCTGTGCACTACGCTTTTGTGGGATTCAATGCTTTTACGGGAACGGAAGAATTGCTCGTTAAGCATTTTGTAAGTCAGTTTGGGGCATCGATCTATTGGGACCTAGATGCTTTTTATATCCATGATTCCGAACAGGAGGCGGGTTTGTTTTTTAGGGAATATCGAAAAGACAAGGTGTTGGGGCCCACTTTTCCCGAAAAACTTCCCCAGCGTATAAAACCTGGAAAAGCCAAGGTCAAAGTCTATCAAACGCCGCTTAAGGTCAATCAGTCCAACTTGATTGGAAGCGTATTGGAGGGGATGGGAAAGGAGGAGAATCCTGAGGAAACCGTGGTGATCCTCCCCGATGAACAATTACTTTTTCCAGTAATGAACCAGTTGCCCACCCATATAGGCAAGGTCAATGTCACAATGGGGTATCCGATAAGGAATGCCCCGGTTTATGCTTTTTTAGAAGCAGTGTTAGAGCTTCAGCGCTATGTGAAAGTAGATGGAGGTGAGGTGAGTTTCTATCACCAACCCGTAAAGGAGCTGCTTTCTTCGACTTACCTTAAGTCCGAAAATCCAGATTTTGTGTCGGGGCTTTTGGAAGGAATCCAACGCAAAAACCAAGTGTATATACCGCAAGAAGAGCTGAAAGCCGGAGGACGGTTTTTTGAACTGATATTTCAAAAGCTGGATACACAGGGGCTTTTTATTTACTTGGAAAGCCTTATGGTAATGCTTGCAGAAGGGCTGGAGGAGGAGCAACTCCAGCGAAGCTATCTTTACCAATGCCATAAGCAACTGACTCGTCTGAAGGATGTTTTTCAACAACAGGAAGAAATATCCATCAATCTTGAATTTTTCATCAGGTTGTTCAGACAGGTTTTCAGAGAAGTGCGGTTGCCATTTGAAGGGGAGCCTCTAGCAGGCTTACAGGTGATGGGGGTGCTCGAATCCCGTAATTTGGATTTTAAGAGGGTCATCATTGCCAATATGAACGAGGGCAGCTTTCCGCCCTCTGGAACACTTAATTCACTTATTCCATTTAATATCCGCAAAGCATTTGGCTTGCCCGTACAGGAACAGAATGATGCTATTTACGCTTATACATTTTATCGGCTCCTCCATCGGGCAGAAGAGGTGCATATGATCTATTGGACTGCTTCAGATCAAGGTAAAGTAGGAGAGATGAGCCGGTATATCCGTCAAATGATGATGGAAATGAACAGTGGTATTTCAGAGGAAGTGGTATTTGTACCGGTGGATGTGTGTCCCGAAAAACCCATTACAATTGAAAAGACAGACGAGGTCATGCAGCTATTGTCAAAGTACCTGGTAAGACAAGACGGTACTTCCCCAACGGCTTTTTCGCCCTCGGCCTTGAGCATTTGGCTGGATTGTAGGTTGAAGTTTTACCTGCGCTACTTGGCCAATATCAACGAGAAGGATAAGGTGGAAGAGGAAGTCAATGCAGCTGTTTTTGGTAACCTGGCCCATTATAGCCTCGAGTACCTTTATAAGGGGTTTATGGACCGGAAGAAGCGTAATGTCGTCCAAAAGGAAGATGTTGAACAGTTGAAGAAATATATTTTTCCTTCCATCGAAAAGGCCATAAGGGAATTTTATTATTTGGAAGACGAGGCGGACACTCGATTGAGTGGACAGCTGGCTATTGTGAGAGATGTAATGCAGAAATACATCGAAGAGTTGTTAAAGTGGGATGAAGTTGGAGCTCCTTTTCAGCTGATTTCATTGGAGAAAGATACCCATTATAGAACGGCCGTTTCGGTCGAAGCCAATGGCCAATTTTATCAAGTAGCACTTAAGGGGATCATCGATCGTGTAGATAATCAGGATGGAATAGTGAGGCTCATAGACTATAAATCAGGCCAAGATGTCAAGGATTTTCCGTCTATTCCATCGCTTTTTGCTAGGGATGATCCCAAACGGAACAAAGCTGCCATGCAGACGATGATCTATGGTCTGCTCTATCAACATAAATTTCCCGACAACAAAAAGCCCCTGAAGCCTGCTATTTTTAATCTTAGGGAAATATTCAATGAGGATTTTAATCCCTATCTCCAATTGAAAGAAGGAAGAGGGGGGCGGCAAGAATTGGAAAATTATCTTGATTATGAGATACCGTTTGAAGAGGGATTAAGGGAAATGCTTTCGGAGATATTTGATAAAGATGTGCCTTTTGATCAAACAGAGGATTTGAAAAAATGCGAGTATTGTCCCTATAAGGAAATATGCGGGCGATGA
- a CDS encoding UvrD-helicase domain-containing protein produces MEAKPFIIYKSSAGSGKTYTLTLEYLKLALANPTAFRGILAVTFTNKATQEMKNRILEVLGRLKDEIRPDEFLDQELMKCLGIDEQALQSQAERVLTAILHDYANFSVTTIDSFFQKVVRAFAREIDLQAKFDVALDQDAVLERVVDRVVQQVLDDDYLHKWLVDYALTKIQEGKSWDIRSNIRSLGMEIFTENFKQYQHFIREFLADEENLKGFRKYLNTKKQAIQQRAAKMQQDADEIRRQFGLEWTDFSGGGRSFARRFEKLGDKKEPVPELTDAQKAYPDDETKWYAKSSKQKEQIISAYQAGLGEILRQFLPLREEWLTFQAINRNFYAYGIFRNLLEELREIKDEENLLLISDANDFLKEITKENDTPFIYEKVGNQYKHFLIDEFQDTSGFQWDSFRPLLENSLGFEHTNLVVGDVKQSIYRWRGGDMKLLLEKVEEDIGQHRTEVKGLGTNYRSLPLVVAFNNSLFHALPSQLEKSFEQETGLQATGILAKAYADVAQKVPTGKLDLDFQGKVRMQFLEESGGDDELTYGELALEEIPKMIMKLQDCGYRPKDIAFLVRKKQEGAMIADALMAYKNEHPDSGYSFDVVSDESMFLEKAATVKALIAAMQYLADPADRVPFQTMWFYWSTLNGHPVSHEVFSASKKPDWLDEKITVFAEHEGRLMRLPLLELAEELIEILGFYALKAELAYISGFKEAVYDYVANNRADLSGFLNWWEENSQKRTVKIPEGHDAMPIMTIHKSKGLQFKVVLMPFLTWRIVDFTKDNIIWSPFRDQEENVEAIIPLSFQKSLASSVFQPIHQEEVTMAYLDTLNMIYVALTRAEEVLWTLSPKKTTKNNSKGSLNPLEKNLLQIMENGLLKSDKEELPQFFDHESSVFDWGEWPSKQDIPQKELPKQQPLTWNFRKWGELLEVKKYAVDFSEEGLSQRYKRSFGVLIHELLEKSGDQQEAKDQLQAFYFEGRLDNEEKAIVADQLDKLFANDQFRSWFDTDGNVLTEQGVILPGGRQKRPDRVVIKGDLAEIVDFKTGEEQEKYERQVKEYMYLVAKLGPYKVKGYLCYLETGKIIEVNTENTRQFGLFE; encoded by the coding sequence ATGGAAGCGAAACCTTTTATCATATATAAATCATCAGCGGGGTCGGGAAAGACCTATACATTGACCTTGGAATACCTGAAGCTGGCGCTTGCAAACCCCACTGCATTTAGGGGGATCCTGGCAGTGACCTTTACCAATAAGGCCACGCAAGAAATGAAAAATCGGATTTTGGAGGTACTGGGACGATTAAAGGACGAAATAAGACCAGATGAGTTTCTTGACCAAGAGTTAATGAAGTGTCTTGGTATAGATGAACAAGCACTCCAATCGCAGGCAGAAAGAGTGCTGACGGCGATTTTGCATGATTATGCTAATTTTTCCGTAACTACCATAGATAGTTTTTTTCAAAAGGTGGTCAGGGCATTTGCCAGGGAAATTGATTTACAGGCAAAGTTTGATGTGGCCTTGGACCAAGATGCGGTACTGGAACGGGTAGTAGATAGGGTGGTGCAGCAAGTACTTGATGATGATTATTTGCATAAATGGTTGGTAGATTATGCGTTGACCAAGATTCAAGAAGGGAAATCCTGGGATATTCGTAGTAATATTAGAAGCTTGGGCATGGAAATCTTCACGGAGAATTTCAAGCAGTACCAGCACTTTATCAGGGAGTTTTTGGCCGATGAGGAAAACCTGAAGGGCTTTAGAAAATACCTGAATACTAAAAAACAGGCTATACAGCAACGGGCTGCAAAGATGCAGCAAGATGCTGATGAGATCCGGCGTCAGTTTGGCTTGGAATGGACGGATTTTTCTGGTGGGGGGAGGAGCTTTGCACGGCGGTTTGAGAAGTTGGGCGATAAAAAAGAGCCGGTTCCGGAATTGACGGATGCGCAAAAAGCTTATCCTGATGATGAGACAAAGTGGTATGCCAAGTCCAGCAAGCAAAAGGAACAAATCATTTCGGCGTACCAAGCCGGTTTGGGAGAAATACTTCGTCAGTTTCTCCCTCTGAGAGAGGAATGGCTGACTTTTCAGGCCATTAACAGGAATTTTTATGCCTACGGTATTTTCAGAAATTTGCTCGAAGAGCTGAGAGAGATCAAAGATGAAGAGAACTTGCTGCTGATATCTGATGCCAATGATTTTTTGAAGGAAATTACCAAGGAGAACGATACGCCGTTTATTTATGAGAAAGTAGGTAATCAGTACAAGCACTTTTTGATAGATGAATTTCAGGATACTTCTGGTTTTCAGTGGGATAGTTTCCGTCCTTTATTAGAAAACTCCCTTGGGTTTGAGCATACTAATTTAGTCGTTGGCGATGTCAAACAGTCCATTTACCGCTGGCGGGGTGGGGACATGAAATTGTTGTTGGAAAAGGTGGAAGAAGACATTGGCCAGCACCGCACAGAAGTAAAAGGGCTGGGAACCAACTACCGTTCTTTGCCCTTGGTAGTGGCGTTTAACAATAGTCTTTTCCATGCATTGCCTTCACAGCTGGAGAAGAGCTTTGAGCAGGAAACAGGCCTACAGGCCACAGGGATTTTGGCCAAAGCATATGCGGATGTCGCGCAGAAAGTGCCTACGGGAAAACTAGATTTGGACTTTCAGGGGAAGGTAAGAATGCAGTTTTTGGAGGAAAGCGGAGGCGATGATGAGCTGACTTATGGCGAGCTGGCCTTGGAGGAAATCCCCAAGATGATCATGAAGTTGCAGGATTGTGGGTACAGGCCAAAGGACATCGCTTTTCTAGTGCGCAAGAAACAAGAGGGAGCGATGATCGCGGATGCTTTAATGGCCTATAAAAACGAGCATCCAGATTCCGGTTATAGTTTTGATGTGGTTTCCGATGAATCTATGTTCCTCGAAAAGGCCGCCACCGTCAAGGCACTGATAGCGGCCATGCAGTATCTGGCAGACCCTGCTGATCGGGTACCTTTTCAGACGATGTGGTTTTATTGGAGTACATTGAATGGACATCCTGTTTCTCACGAGGTGTTTTCAGCATCCAAAAAGCCCGATTGGTTGGACGAGAAAATAACTGTATTTGCAGAGCATGAAGGCAGGTTGATGCGTCTGCCTTTGCTTGAATTGGCGGAGGAGTTGATAGAGATTTTAGGTTTCTATGCATTGAAAGCTGAGCTGGCTTATATTTCGGGCTTCAAGGAAGCCGTTTATGATTATGTGGCAAATAACAGGGCAGATTTGTCCGGTTTTTTGAATTGGTGGGAAGAAAACAGCCAAAAACGTACGGTGAAGATTCCCGAAGGACATGACGCTATGCCCATCATGACAATTCACAAATCCAAAGGGCTGCAATTTAAGGTGGTATTGATGCCTTTTTTGACGTGGAGAATAGTGGATTTTACCAAAGATAATATCATTTGGTCTCCATTTAGGGATCAGGAAGAAAACGTCGAGGCGATTATCCCACTTTCCTTCCAAAAAAGCCTTGCATCGTCCGTTTTCCAGCCTATTCATCAGGAGGAGGTCACCATGGCCTATTTGGATACACTTAACATGATCTATGTGGCACTGACCAGAGCGGAAGAAGTCCTTTGGACCCTCAGCCCAAAAAAGACCACCAAAAACAATAGCAAAGGCTCCCTTAACCCACTCGAAAAGAACCTTCTTCAAATCATGGAAAATGGCTTATTGAAGTCTGACAAAGAGGAATTGCCCCAGTTTTTTGACCATGAGTCAAGTGTGTTTGACTGGGGAGAATGGCCAAGTAAGCAGGATATCCCCCAAAAAGAATTGCCAAAACAGCAACCACTTACTTGGAACTTCCGAAAATGGGGAGAACTCCTGGAAGTCAAGAAATATGCTGTTGATTTTAGCGAGGAAGGGTTATCACAGCGCTATAAGCGAAGCTTTGGGGTGTTGATCCATGAACTACTCGAAAAATCAGGGGATCAGCAAGAAGCGAAGGACCAATTGCAGGCCTTCTATTTTGAAGGAAGATTGGACAATGAAGAAAAAGCCATCGTCGCAGACCAATTGGATAAACTCTTTGCCAATGACCAGTTTCGATCTTGGTTTGACACCGATGGAAACGTACTTACCGAGCAAGGGGTGATTCTGCCAGGTGGTAGGCAAAAGCGGCCTGACAGGGTGGTCATCAAAGGTGATCTGGCTGAAATTGTAGATTTCAAGACAGGCGAAGAACAGGAAAAATACGAGCGCCAGGTCAAAGAGTACATGTACTTGGTGGCCAAACTTGGACCATACAAGGTAAAAGGGTACCTGTGTTACCTTGAGACCGGAAAAATCATTGAAGTCAATACTGAAAATACCCGTCAGTTTGGCCTCTTTGAATAG
- a CDS encoding YdcF family protein, with translation MFFYLAQFLTFLAMPLTWVMLSLLVGLIWRKYKKARIIGAFGLILLFFFTNKFLSNAAMYLWEPSFVPITQLPTYEVGIVLTGVTNMDKTAYDRTFFDKGADRATQAVQLYKMNKIKKILITGGQGLNPTNDNTEAQLLADFMEIVGVAKSDIIIENQAVNTRQNALFAKEKLIQEGFDPESTFLLITSAFHMKRAKACFDKVGISTDTFPVDYYASDIKVDFKSLGIPTPDGLVLWHKLFKEWIGITVYKLVGYS, from the coding sequence ATGTTCTTTTACCTCGCCCAGTTTCTTACTTTCCTAGCCATGCCCCTTACTTGGGTGATGCTATCTCTGCTGGTGGGCCTGATTTGGAGAAAATACAAAAAGGCGAGAATTATTGGAGCCTTTGGATTAATACTTCTGTTTTTCTTCACCAATAAATTCCTATCCAATGCAGCCATGTATCTTTGGGAGCCCTCATTTGTCCCTATTACTCAGCTCCCTACTTATGAAGTGGGCATTGTCCTTACGGGTGTCACCAATATGGATAAAACCGCTTACGATCGTACATTTTTCGATAAGGGAGCTGACCGTGCCACCCAAGCGGTCCAGCTCTACAAAATGAATAAGATTAAGAAAATACTGATCACTGGAGGTCAAGGCCTAAATCCCACCAATGATAATACAGAAGCTCAATTACTAGCAGATTTTATGGAGATTGTGGGAGTCGCCAAAAGTGACATTATCATCGAAAACCAAGCAGTAAACACCAGACAAAATGCGCTCTTTGCCAAGGAAAAATTAATACAGGAAGGTTTTGACCCTGAGTCAACCTTCCTGCTGATTACTTCTGCCTTTCATATGAAAAGGGCCAAGGCTTGTTTTGACAAGGTCGGTATCTCCACTGACACCTTCCCTGTCGATTATTATGCTTCAGATATCAAGGTTGATTTCAAAAGCTTGGGCATTCCCACACCAGACGGATTGGTCCTTTGGCATAAGTTGTTCAAAGAATGGATAGGAATTACAGTGTATAAATTGGTAGGTTACAGCTAA
- a CDS encoding CBS domain-containing protein — MVKSFQGVRIAESDTRASQPILVEDHMTTHLITFHPNDTIDYVIQLLTQKKISGAPVLDDQQNLVGIISEVDCLKEIIRGKYNNTPRMAGRVSEHMTKEVITMEPEVTIFDAAHQFLELKIRRFPVVKNGKLLGQISLSDIIRAMPRLKSATW; from the coding sequence ATGGTAAAAAGTTTCCAAGGTGTTCGCATAGCGGAGTCAGATACCCGTGCCTCCCAGCCTATTTTGGTGGAGGATCACATGACCACTCATCTTATTACATTCCATCCCAATGACACGATTGATTACGTCATCCAATTATTGACCCAAAAAAAGATTTCTGGAGCTCCAGTGTTGGATGATCAGCAAAATTTGGTAGGGATCATATCGGAGGTGGACTGCCTGAAAGAGATCATTCGCGGAAAATACAACAATACCCCCAGAATGGCCGGAAGGGTGAGTGAGCACATGACCAAGGAAGTGATTACGATGGAACCAGAAGTGACGATTTTTGATGCTGCCCATCAATTTTTGGAATTAAAGATCAGGCGTTTTCCAGTAGTCAAAAATGGAAAGCTTTTAGGACAAATCAGTCTTAGTGACATTATCAGGGCTATGCCTCGTCTCAAATCTGCGACGTGGTAA
- a CDS encoding isoaspartyl peptidase/L-asparaginase family protein codes for MSDRRRFLKNTLLSSALILPGSMQGSLGKLAKRRKGEKHQPLILSTWNHGMPANDKAWEVLGATGSIVDAVEKGVMVTENDLKNLSVGLQGLPDREGIVTLDASIMKGDGSCGSVCFVRQVKHPISLARKVMENTPHVMLAGEGARQFAIQEGFPIEEEKLSPAAEKAYEKWKVKSEYQPIINIENHDTIGMIGLDQNGNLAGSCTTSGLAYKMHGRVGDSPIIGAGLYVDNEVGAATATGLGESIIKICGSFLIVELMRQGRSPQEACEEAVQRLIRKNKGIEGIQAGFLAINKEGEHGAYAVHPGFNYAMHHQGGKALVDSKSKF; via the coding sequence ATGTCAGATAGAAGAAGATTTCTAAAAAACACACTTTTGTCCTCGGCACTTATTTTACCAGGCTCCATGCAGGGATCTTTGGGAAAATTGGCCAAAAGAAGAAAAGGGGAAAAGCACCAACCCCTGATCTTGTCCACCTGGAACCACGGAATGCCTGCCAATGACAAGGCTTGGGAGGTTTTGGGAGCAACAGGAAGTATTGTAGATGCTGTGGAGAAAGGGGTGATGGTGACCGAAAATGACCTGAAGAACTTATCAGTGGGTTTGCAGGGCTTGCCTGATAGAGAAGGAATTGTCACCTTGGACGCCTCCATTATGAAAGGGGATGGTTCATGCGGTTCTGTTTGTTTTGTGCGTCAGGTGAAGCACCCTATTTCTTTGGCCAGGAAAGTGATGGAGAATACTCCCCATGTGATGTTGGCTGGAGAAGGGGCACGACAATTTGCCATTCAGGAGGGATTTCCGATCGAGGAGGAAAAACTGAGCCCAGCTGCCGAAAAAGCCTATGAAAAGTGGAAGGTGAAATCCGAATACCAACCGATCATTAATATTGAAAACCACGATACCATAGGTATGATAGGGCTCGACCAAAACGGCAACTTGGCTGGGTCATGTACTACTAGTGGTTTAGCGTATAAGATGCACGGACGAGTAGGGGACAGCCCGATCATCGGAGCAGGACTTTATGTGGACAATGAAGTTGGTGCGGCCACGGCGACAGGTCTTGGTGAGTCCATTATCAAAATTTGTGGTAGTTTTCTGATAGTTGAATTGATGCGTCAGGGGAGGAGCCCCCAAGAGGCATGTGAGGAGGCGGTACAGAGGTTGATCCGTAAAAACAAGGGCATTGAAGGTATTCAGGCCGGTTTTCTGGCGATCAACAAAGAGGGAGAGCATGGTGCTTATGCGGTGCATCCTGGGTTTAACTACGCCATGCACCATCAAGGGGGTAAAGCATTGGTAGATTCAAAGAGTAAATTTTAA
- a CDS encoding tetratricopeptide repeat protein encodes MNYPFKILMVCFSVFWMSCSTQSLFDKSGLPSITVDKDPLVLHNDSVRFKLRATIPAGLVSEERTYTLLPEYQYGEGALPLEEITVDASDLAGAGQAVEIIRNMSFPYMEGMDRGELRIKGLLEEVESGKTFSTPYITLANGIISTVNLVRVGQFVPGENIPDVGAYMSYDDDFMNMASHEVNYYFAKNAAQANPSSSNGAFISQLRSMVEKGEDIQKIIIVGMASPDEKDYSSLAATRTQVAEQQVRTQLKKLGYQGALSDVEIELQRKEPDWLLFRHLLRTFEGIDMAERDRYFDVIYAEDSYEEKVEQLKEIDSYDRFAREKFSQMQMAKVMVMMAQDRRSDPEISAMANMYIKGTASGDELTEAELARAAEFNPGLKEKQLIYEAMLKKHGSALAYNNLGVVYLNQAHRMIKISDKNQKVNEAMRLFRMSNEINESAQASHNMGQAYLMWGDYGAAYLEISQANALAKSIPEFQSFNEGKRGALDIIRGDYKLATLRLDKAPETATNLFNKGLAYFLAEDYGQAAISFEESALSNMEFGYAFYGLALVAAQNSDEERLYENLRKAAQRSPYLKRRAATDLEFKDYFDDQKYIEAIK; translated from the coding sequence ATGAATTATCCATTTAAGATTTTAATGGTTTGCTTTTCAGTGTTTTGGATGTCATGCAGCACACAATCACTTTTTGACAAGTCTGGCCTACCTTCCATAACGGTAGATAAAGACCCATTAGTATTGCACAACGATTCCGTCCGGTTCAAATTACGTGCCACCATTCCTGCGGGTTTGGTTTCTGAAGAAAGGACCTACACTTTATTGCCAGAATACCAGTACGGTGAAGGAGCACTTCCCTTGGAGGAAATCACCGTAGATGCAAGTGATCTGGCAGGTGCTGGACAGGCTGTGGAGATTATTAGAAACATGTCCTTCCCCTATATGGAGGGAATGGATCGTGGAGAGCTGAGAATTAAAGGTCTATTGGAGGAGGTGGAATCCGGAAAAACCTTCAGCACCCCTTATATCACGTTAGCCAATGGCATCATCAGCACGGTCAATCTGGTGAGGGTGGGGCAGTTTGTTCCTGGAGAAAATATCCCAGATGTGGGTGCTTACATGAGTTATGATGATGATTTTATGAATATGGCTTCCCATGAGGTCAATTATTATTTCGCAAAAAATGCCGCCCAGGCCAACCCGTCCTCCTCCAATGGTGCATTTATCAGTCAATTGAGGAGCATGGTAGAAAAGGGTGAGGATATCCAGAAAATCATCATAGTGGGAATGGCTTCCCCTGACGAGAAAGACTACAGCTCTTTGGCAGCCACCAGGACCCAAGTCGCAGAGCAGCAAGTCAGGACACAGCTGAAGAAGCTGGGATACCAAGGTGCCCTAAGCGATGTGGAGATAGAGCTTCAGCGAAAGGAGCCTGATTGGCTATTGTTCAGGCACCTGTTAAGGACATTTGAGGGGATAGACATGGCGGAGCGGGACCGTTATTTTGATGTGATCTATGCAGAAGACAGCTATGAAGAGAAGGTAGAACAGCTGAAGGAGATTGATTCGTATGACCGTTTTGCCAGAGAGAAATTCAGTCAGATGCAGATGGCAAAAGTCATGGTGATGATGGCACAGGATAGGAGAAGTGACCCTGAAATATCCGCAATGGCCAACATGTATATTAAAGGTACAGCTAGTGGAGATGAACTTACGGAAGCAGAATTGGCACGAGCTGCGGAATTTAATCCCGGCCTGAAGGAAAAACAGCTCATTTATGAAGCCATGCTTAAAAAGCACGGGTCGGCACTGGCCTATAATAATCTCGGAGTGGTCTACCTGAACCAAGCCCACCGCATGATCAAAATCAGTGACAAAAACCAAAAGGTCAATGAAGCCATGAGGCTTTTTAGAATGTCCAATGAAATCAATGAAAGTGCACAGGCCAGTCATAATATGGGACAGGCTTACCTGATGTGGGGGGATTATGGCGCTGCTTACCTCGAAATTTCCCAAGCCAATGCCCTTGCCAAGAGCATTCCCGAGTTTCAAAGCTTCAACGAGGGAAAAAGAGGAGCACTGGATATCATTAGAGGTGATTATAAGTTGGCTACCTTGAGACTTGACAAGGCACCAGAAACCGCTACTAACCTATTTAATAAAGGCTTGGCCTATTTTCTGGCTGAGGATTATGGACAAGCAGCCATTAGTTTTGAAGAAAGCGCCTTGAGCAATATGGAATTCGGTTATGCTTTTTATGGGTTGGCATTGGTAGCTGCCCAGAACAGTGATGAAGAGAGACTTTATGAAAACCTAAGAAAAGCTGCCCAACGCAGTCCTTATCTCAAACGAAGAGCAGCCACAGACTTGGAATTCAAGGATTATTTTGATGACCAAAAATACATAGAGGCCATAAAGTAA
- a CDS encoding PspC domain-containing protein, with product MEKLKIFFEDRAFGVCSKLGEKLNFPIDGIRLFFIYTSFITLGSPIIIYVTMAMLMKVRKFFRKSNNPVLFD from the coding sequence ATGGAAAAACTGAAAATATTCTTTGAAGACAGAGCATTTGGCGTTTGTTCCAAACTGGGCGAAAAACTAAATTTTCCAATTGACGGCATTCGCCTGTTCTTTATCTACACATCCTTTATCACATTAGGGTCACCGATTATCATCTATGTGACCATGGCCATGCTGATGAAAGTGCGGAAATTTTTCCGCAAGAGTAACAATCCTGTGCTTTTTGATTAA
- a CDS encoding glycosyltransferase family 2 protein → MEEIDLCWRMARKGWKLGYFGQVTVYHVGGGTLARTSPYKTYLNFRNNLLMLYGNMTKGGFIGVMLLRFFFDMAASVHFALSGKAAHAKEVVKAYRDFFKMRRRPSGDSALALKLPFQKANKEVYSVVLSYYLLGRKNYPEL, encoded by the coding sequence ATGGAGGAAATAGACCTTTGCTGGAGGATGGCCCGGAAAGGGTGGAAGCTAGGGTATTTCGGCCAAGTTACGGTTTACCATGTGGGAGGAGGGACTTTGGCGAGGACAAGTCCCTATAAGACTTACCTGAATTTTCGAAACAACTTATTGATGCTTTATGGGAACATGACCAAGGGAGGTTTTATAGGTGTGATGCTGCTGCGGTTTTTTTTTGATATGGCGGCATCGGTTCATTTTGCCCTTTCTGGAAAAGCCGCACATGCCAAGGAAGTGGTGAAGGCCTACCGTGATTTTTTTAAAATGCGGAGAAGGCCAAGCGGGGATAGCGCTTTGGCATTAAAATTGCCTTTCCAGAAGGCCAATAAGGAAGTGTATTCGGTAGTGCTTTCCTATTATTTGTTAGGAAGGAAAAACTATCCGGAGCTTTAA